A window of the Dioscorea cayenensis subsp. rotundata cultivar TDr96_F1 chromosome 14, TDr96_F1_v2_PseudoChromosome.rev07_lg8_w22 25.fasta, whole genome shotgun sequence genome harbors these coding sequences:
- the LOC120275753 gene encoding mitochondrial inner membrane protease subunit 2 isoform X3, with amino-acid sequence MGSQNFLWQLTKRTVTGALIGITISDRYVTVSSIRGSSMYPTFQTTPATFPGSLKGDLVLAERFCLERYKFSLGDVIIFQAPDNHKRNLVKRLIALPGQWIQIPESSEMLKIPEGHCWVEGDNSACSLDSRSFGPIMRQ; translated from the exons ATGGGATCACAGAACTTCTTGTGGCAACTCACAAAGAGGACTGTGACTGGTGCTCTGATCGGGATTACAATTTCAGATCGATATGTGACTGTTAGCTCCATAAGAGGCAGCTCCATGTATCCTACATTTCAAACAACTCCTGCAACTTTTCCGGGTTCCCTGAAAG GTGATCTTGTGTTGGCCGAAAGGTTCTGTCTTGAGCGGTACAAATTCTCACTAGGCGATGTGATAATATTCCA GGCTCCGGATAACCACAAGAGGAACTTGGTCAAGAGATTAATTGCTTTGCCTGGCCAGTGGATCCAAATTCCTGAGTCTTCTGAGATGTTGAAAATTCCAGAAGGGCATTGCTGGGTGGAGGGTGACAATTCAGCTTGTAGTTTGGACTCGAGATCTTTTGGTCCT ATAATGCGACAGTAA
- the LOC120275753 gene encoding mitochondrial inner membrane protease subunit 2 isoform X2 — protein MGSQNFLWQLTKRTVTGALIGITISDRYVTVSSIRGSSMYPTFQTTPATFPGSLKGDLVLAERFCLERYKFSLGDVIIFQAPDNHKRNLVKRLIALPGQWIQIPESSEMLKIPEGHCWVEGDNSACSLDSRSFGPLNVPNAYIRMKCLSEIED, from the exons ATGGGATCACAGAACTTCTTGTGGCAACTCACAAAGAGGACTGTGACTGGTGCTCTGATCGGGATTACAATTTCAGATCGATATGTGACTGTTAGCTCCATAAGAGGCAGCTCCATGTATCCTACATTTCAAACAACTCCTGCAACTTTTCCGGGTTCCCTGAAAG GTGATCTTGTGTTGGCCGAAAGGTTCTGTCTTGAGCGGTACAAATTCTCACTAGGCGATGTGATAATATTCCA GGCTCCGGATAACCACAAGAGGAACTTGGTCAAGAGATTAATTGCTTTGCCTGGCCAGTGGATCCAAATTCCTGAGTCTTCTGAGATGTTGAAAATTCCAGAAGGGCATTGCTGGGTGGAGGGTGACAATTCAGCTTGTAGTTTGGACTCGAGATCTTTTGGTCCT TTAAATGTTCCAAATGCATATATTAGAATGAAATGTTTGTCTGAAATTGAAGATTGA
- the LOC120275753 gene encoding mitochondrial inner membrane protease subunit 2 isoform X1 yields MGSQNFLWQLTKRTVTGALIGITISDRYVTVSSIRGSSMYPTFQTTPATFPGSLKGDLVLAERFCLERYKFSLGDVIIFQAPDNHKRNLVKRLIALPGQWIQIPESSEMLKIPEGHCWVEGDNSACSLDSRSFGPIPLGLVKGRVTHVIWPPHRIGAIERKVPTGRTPPY; encoded by the exons ATGGGATCACAGAACTTCTTGTGGCAACTCACAAAGAGGACTGTGACTGGTGCTCTGATCGGGATTACAATTTCAGATCGATATGTGACTGTTAGCTCCATAAGAGGCAGCTCCATGTATCCTACATTTCAAACAACTCCTGCAACTTTTCCGGGTTCCCTGAAAG GTGATCTTGTGTTGGCCGAAAGGTTCTGTCTTGAGCGGTACAAATTCTCACTAGGCGATGTGATAATATTCCA GGCTCCGGATAACCACAAGAGGAACTTGGTCAAGAGATTAATTGCTTTGCCTGGCCAGTGGATCCAAATTCCTGAGTCTTCTGAGATGTTGAAAATTCCAGAAGGGCATTGCTGGGTGGAGGGTGACAATTCAGCTTGTAGTTTGGACTCGAGATCTTTTGGTCCT ATTCCATTAGGGCTTGTTAAAGGGAGAGTGACTCATGTCATTTGGCCACCCCACAGAATTGGTGCAATTGAGAGAAAGGTACCAACAGGGAGGACTCCTCCATACTGA
- the LOC120275748 gene encoding BTB/POZ domain-containing protein At5g41330 — MAETSSPAIAGESQPSIPTSSIVSINVGGELFQTTTQTLSAAGAGSVLATLPAGSVSFFDRDPSLFSSLLSLLRSSSPPANPSDLLPELRFFSIDPLLLLPKFDPFSLQRSLLLPLHGRNHPSALAAGAGSIHVGHGGKITTFDSTLSRRATVLTPLPAIDSLLSISPSLVAAGASDFPSVHLINIPSGHVNQTLDWSPTPLNSSPPSIVQALTSSLDHLFASFESSRRTSNAIVAFDLNTFTPATEIARGEIYGAELDSAIPATKLKWVESLKLLMAAGSHAGPSGLTGNIRLWDVRSGAAVWESPEKVDCFADVTVCDALLGIFKIGLFSGDVFFMDLRKIGSGESSWMCLGDQRKGIVNGRKEGNGCRIESYGNQVFVSRGEEVEMWSSVSMAGAGEKVMKKNLMGKTEKHDRNRIVHMAFGCNRMVIARKDEHCVEVWQSSC; from the coding sequence ATGGCTGAGACATCGTCTCCGGCGATCGCCGGCGAATCCCAGCCGTCCATCCCCACCTCCTCCATCGTCTCCATCAACGTCGGCGGCGAGCTGTTCCAAACTACCACGCAAACCCTCTCCGCCGCCGGCGCTGGCTCCGTCCTAGCCACCCTACCCGCCGGCTCCGTCTCCTTCTTCGACCGTGACCCTTCTCTCTTCTCCTCCCTCCTCTCCCTCCTCCGCTCCTCCTCGCCGCCGGCCAACCCCTCCGACCTCCTCCCCGAGCTCCGCTTCTTCTCCATCGAtccccttctcctcctcccCAAATTTGATCCCTTTTCCCTCCAAAGATCCCTTCTTTTGCCCCTCCACGGCCGCAACCACCCCTCCGCCCTCGCTGCCGGCGCCGGCTCCATCCACGTCGGCCATGGCGGAAAAATCACCACTTTCGACTCCACCCTCTCCCGCCGTGCCACTGTGCTGACCCCTCTCCCCGCCATCGATTCCCTCCTCTCCATCTCCCCTTCTTTAGTCGCCGCCGGCGCCTCCGACTTCCCCTCCGTCCATCTCATCAACATCCCCTCCGGCCACGTCAACCAAACCCTAGACTGGTCCCCAACCCCTTTGAACTCTTCGCCTCCCTCCATCGTCCAAGCCCTCACCTCCTCATTGGACCACCTCTTCGCGAGCTTCGAATCCTCTCGCCGTACTTCCAACGCCATCGTCGCCTTCGACCTTAACACCTTCACGCCGGCGACGGAGATTGCACGCGGAGAGATTTACGGAGCCGAGCTCGACTCCGCCATTCCCGCAACCAAGCTCAAATGGGTGGAAAGCCTCAAGCTTTTGATGGCTGCCGGCTCACACGCCGGGCCCTCAGGGCTCACCGGGAATATCCGGCTGTGGGACGTGCGCTCCGGCGCCGCCGTTTGGGAGTCGCCGGAGAAAGTTGATTGCTTTGCTGATGTTACTGTTTGTGATGCCTTGTTGGGGATTTTCAAGATTGGATTGTTTTCTGGTGATGTGTTCTTCATGGATTTGAGGAAAATTGGAAGTGGAGAGAGTTCTTGGATGTGTTTAGGAGATCAGAGAAAGGGAATAGTGAATGGGAGGAAGGAAGGGAATGGTTGTAGGATTGAGAGTTATGGGAATCAAGTGTTTGTTAGTAGAGGAGAAGAAGTCGAAATGTGGTCATCGGTGTCGATGGCCGGAGCCGGAGAGAAAGTAATGAAGAAGAACTTGATGGGGAAGACCGAAAAACACGACCGGAATAGGATTGTGCATATGGCTTTCGGTTGTAACCGGATGGTGATTGCTCGGAAAGATGAGCATTGTGTTGAGGTGTGGCAGAGTTCTTGCTGA